The following proteins are co-located in the Acidimicrobiales bacterium genome:
- a CDS encoding NAD(P)/FAD-dependent oxidoreductase has protein sequence MMVDFTNELDRADDETIRAAVDHAEIPALLPALAATTGDLGLVPDHLRPSTTGLLDPTGGLSPEQQAEARELAVGALQRLRDSGAEIEPVPDLDTLRTLLEFASGGAPVDEYLELLREELNLGDDLRTPDWHADQTAPHRPFSVAIIGAGMSGLVAAYRLRQAGIDVVVFEKNDDVGGTWYENRYPGCRVDVSNLFYSYSFAQRDDWPEHYSSQPVLLDYFRQVAEDTGVRPLIRFNTEVTSLAYDDAASTWSLQVVGPDGDEERVEFQAVISAVGQLNRPKMPDIAGLGRFGGPSFHSARWDHSVDLTGKRVAVIGTGASAAQFIPPVAETASEVTIFQRTPAWFIPSPNYTDPISPEVRWLRQNVSGYANWNRFWIFWRNVEGLLPAARVDPGWDGDARSVSETNDFMRQLLTGYLTTELQDHPDLLEKAIPDYPPFAKRFILDNGTWTAAIRRDDVHLVTDPIAEVTETGVRTADGTLHEADVIIYGTGFAASDFLTPMKVTGRGGIDLHERWSGDARAYLGITLPEFPNFFMLYGPNTNIVANGSIIYFSECEVHYILGCIREMLERDLVAIEPTVEAHDAYNAEVDAQNQCMAWGASSVNSWYKNDAGRITQNWPFTLLDFWQRTRKPDLEHYEVQ, from the coding sequence ATGATGGTCGACTTCACCAACGAACTGGACCGGGCCGACGACGAGACGATCCGCGCCGCGGTCGACCACGCCGAGATCCCGGCGCTGTTGCCGGCCCTGGCCGCGACCACCGGCGACCTCGGGCTCGTCCCCGACCACCTCCGGCCGTCGACCACGGGGCTGTTGGATCCAACCGGCGGCCTGTCACCCGAACAGCAGGCCGAAGCCCGCGAGCTGGCCGTCGGCGCCCTGCAGCGGCTTCGTGACAGCGGGGCGGAGATCGAGCCGGTGCCCGATCTCGACACGCTGCGAACCCTGCTCGAGTTCGCCTCCGGGGGCGCCCCGGTCGACGAGTACCTCGAGCTGCTGCGCGAAGAGCTGAACCTCGGCGACGACCTGCGCACGCCCGACTGGCACGCCGACCAGACCGCACCCCACCGGCCGTTCTCGGTGGCGATCATCGGGGCGGGCATGTCGGGTCTGGTCGCGGCCTACCGGCTTCGCCAGGCCGGGATCGACGTGGTGGTCTTCGAGAAGAACGACGACGTGGGCGGCACGTGGTACGAGAACCGCTACCCCGGCTGCCGGGTCGACGTGTCGAACCTCTTCTACAGCTACTCCTTCGCCCAGCGCGACGACTGGCCCGAGCACTACTCGTCCCAACCGGTGCTGCTCGACTACTTCCGGCAGGTGGCCGAAGACACCGGCGTGCGACCCCTCATCCGGTTCAACACCGAGGTCACCTCCCTCGCCTACGACGACGCCGCCAGCACCTGGTCGCTGCAGGTGGTGGGCCCCGACGGCGACGAGGAACGGGTCGAGTTCCAGGCCGTCATCTCCGCGGTCGGCCAGCTCAACCGGCCCAAGATGCCCGACATCGCCGGCCTCGGTCGCTTCGGTGGCCCGAGCTTCCACTCGGCCCGTTGGGACCACTCGGTGGACCTGACCGGCAAGCGGGTCGCCGTCATCGGCACCGGCGCCAGCGCCGCCCAGTTCATCCCGCCGGTCGCCGAGACGGCAAGCGAGGTGACGATCTTCCAGCGGACCCCGGCCTGGTTCATCCCCTCCCCGAACTACACCGATCCCATCTCACCCGAGGTGCGATGGCTGCGCCAGAACGTTTCCGGCTACGCCAACTGGAATCGCTTCTGGATCTTCTGGCGCAACGTCGAGGGTCTGCTCCCCGCGGCACGGGTCGATCCCGGCTGGGACGGCGACGCCCGGTCGGTGAGCGAGACCAACGACTTCATGCGCCAGCTCCTCACCGGCTACCTCACCACCGAGCTCCAGGACCATCCCGACCTGCTCGAGAAGGCGATCCCCGACTACCCGCCCTTCGCCAAGCGGTTCATCCTCGACAACGGAACCTGGACAGCGGCGATACGACGCGACGACGTGCACCTCGTGACCGACCCGATCGCGGAGGTCACCGAGACCGGCGTCCGCACCGCCGACGGAACGCTCCACGAGGCCGACGTGATCATCTACGGCACGGGCTTCGCGGCGTCGGACTTCCTCACCCCCATGAAGGTGACCGGGCGAGGTGGGATCGACCTGCACGAGCGCTGGAGCGGCGATGCCCGTGCCTATCTCGGCATCACCCTGCCCGAGTTCCCCAACTTCTTCATGCTCTACGGGCCCAACACCAACATCGTCGCCAACGGCAGCATCATCTACTTCTCCGAGTGCGAGGTGCACTACATCCTCGGGTGCATCCGCGAGATGCTCGAGCGGGACCTCGTCGCCATCGAGCCCACGGTCGAAGCCCACGACGCCTACAACGCCGAGGTCGACGCCCAGAACCAGTGCATGGCCTGGGGTGCGTCGTCGGTCAACAGCTGGTACAAGAACGATGCCGGCCGCATCACCCAGAACTGGCCCTTCACTCTGCTCGACTTCTGGCAACGCACCCGCAAACCCGACCTCGAGCACTACGAGGTGCAGTAG
- a CDS encoding helix-turn-helix domain-containing protein, with protein MSPTTDTDRPRRKLLTRDERQAVILSSAAHAFARTGYSATSMDDVARASGVTKLILYRNFESKEALYRSVLESVSTRLRDVFVAEMEASRRPAGARTLLTVAREEPDGFVLLWRHAVREARFADYALGFRELTVQVTRDLISPRVHDPTLLEWAANALVSWNVESVLAWLEHGDRERDDEFLALARSTVTSMLATWTDG; from the coding sequence GTGAGTCCCACGACCGACACCGACCGTCCCCGCCGCAAGCTGCTGACCCGCGACGAGCGCCAGGCGGTCATCTTGTCCAGCGCCGCTCATGCCTTTGCCCGCACGGGCTACTCGGCCACGTCGATGGACGACGTCGCCCGCGCCTCGGGGGTCACCAAGCTCATCCTGTACCGCAACTTCGAGTCGAAGGAGGCGCTGTACCGATCGGTGCTCGAATCGGTGTCGACCCGCCTCCGCGATGTGTTCGTCGCCGAGATGGAGGCATCACGCCGCCCCGCCGGCGCCCGTACGCTGCTCACGGTGGCCCGGGAGGAGCCCGACGGGTTCGTGCTGTTGTGGCGCCACGCAGTCCGCGAAGCCCGCTTCGCCGACTACGCACTCGGGTTCCGCGAGCTGACGGTGCAGGTCACACGAGATCTGATCTCGCCGCGGGTGCACGACCCGACCCTGCTCGAATGGGCGGCCAACGCCTTGGTGAGCTGGAACGTCGAATCGGTCCTCGCATGGCTCGAGCACGGCGACCGCGAGCGCGACGACGAGTTCCTCGCCCTCGCCCGCTCGACGGTCACCTCGATGCTCGCCACCTGGACCGATGGCTGA
- a CDS encoding LLM class flavin-dependent oxidoreductase, which translates to MKFGIFYEHQLPRPWSEDSEQVLIQQALEQVELADKLGFDVVWEVEHHFLEEYSHSSAPEVFLAAASQRTTDIRLGHGIIQTAPGYNHPARTAERVATLDLVSGGRVEFGSGESSSAAELGGFGIDTATKRDQWQEGLEVALRCMTETPFAGVDGRWVTMPPRNVVPKPVQKPHPPLWVACSRRDTILMAAEKGIGALTFSFIDPEEARQWVGDYHRTLAESGRPIGKEVNANLACVTPMMCAPTSEEAVARGLEGGNFFGYSLAHYYVFGDHQPGVTDVWSEFRERGHDRGYSPDVGGALAQERLGAKIASEGVGTGLRGATGTPDQIREYLRRYEEAGVDQLIFVMQAGKNRHEDICDSLELFAREVMPEFKEREQAGARAKADRLRPVIETVMSRGSTLDAPSLPSGYTIAAAARP; encoded by the coding sequence GTGAAGTTCGGCATCTTCTACGAGCATCAGCTTCCCCGCCCCTGGAGCGAGGACTCCGAGCAGGTCCTCATCCAGCAGGCGCTCGAACAGGTCGAGCTGGCCGACAAGCTGGGTTTCGACGTGGTGTGGGAGGTCGAGCACCACTTCCTCGAGGAGTACTCGCACTCCAGCGCGCCCGAGGTGTTCCTCGCCGCCGCCAGCCAGCGCACCACCGACATCCGTCTCGGGCACGGCATCATCCAGACCGCTCCCGGCTACAACCACCCCGCCCGCACCGCCGAGCGTGTCGCCACCCTCGACCTCGTGTCGGGTGGGCGGGTCGAGTTCGGTTCGGGCGAGTCGTCCTCGGCCGCCGAGCTGGGAGGGTTCGGCATCGACACCGCCACCAAGCGGGACCAGTGGCAGGAGGGCCTCGAGGTCGCGCTGCGGTGCATGACCGAGACGCCCTTCGCCGGGGTCGACGGGCGCTGGGTCACCATGCCGCCCCGCAATGTGGTGCCCAAGCCGGTCCAGAAGCCCCACCCGCCGTTGTGGGTGGCGTGCTCTCGTCGCGACACGATCCTCATGGCCGCCGAGAAGGGCATCGGCGCGTTGACCTTCTCCTTCATCGACCCGGAGGAGGCCCGCCAGTGGGTCGGCGACTACCACCGCACCCTCGCCGAGTCGGGCCGGCCCATCGGCAAGGAGGTGAACGCCAACCTCGCCTGCGTGACCCCCATGATGTGTGCCCCCACCAGCGAGGAGGCGGTGGCGCGGGGGCTCGAGGGCGGCAACTTCTTCGGGTACTCCCTCGCCCACTACTACGTGTTCGGCGACCACCAGCCCGGGGTCACCGACGTGTGGAGCGAGTTCCGAGAGCGCGGCCACGACCGCGGCTACTCGCCCGACGTGGGCGGCGCGCTCGCCCAGGAGCGTCTCGGGGCGAAGATCGCCAGCGAGGGCGTCGGGACCGGGCTGCGAGGAGCCACCGGGACCCCCGATCAGATCCGGGAGTACCTGCGCCGCTACGAGGAGGCCGGTGTCGATCAGCTGATCTTCGTGATGCAGGCGGGAAAGAACCGCCATGAAGACATCTGCGACTCGCTCGAGCTGTTCGCCCGCGAGGTCATGCCCGAGTTCAAAGAGCGCGAGCAGGCCGGTGCCCGGGCGAAGGCCGACCGGCTCCGTCCCGTCATCGAGACGGTCATGTCGCGGGGGAGCACGCTCGACGCTCCATCCCTGCCCTCCGGCTACACCATCGCGGCCGCGGCCCGACCATGA
- a CDS encoding transglutaminase family protein — MTSQGPGQPAQRHVRCTLGFTAIDPSVLALALATAGGTRSDAAPSGSESMLVTDGAGDALPVREIDGGGGRTHVVRVDTGPFQVQYEATVAARPVTVDPVPEVDEDILVAMRQSRYCPSDALEGFARATFPPGPPPGPARATTARTIAAWVHHRLSYEAGSTGPLDTSIDTLLTHRGVCRDFAHLAISLCRALRIPARLVSVYAPGLSPMDFHAVVEVCTESGWEILDPTRMAPRQSLVRIATGRDAADTAFATTISGDVRLDSAEVAAVVDGDLPVDDHLSVVALA, encoded by the coding sequence GTGACCTCCCAAGGCCCCGGCCAGCCGGCGCAACGCCATGTCCGCTGCACGCTCGGCTTCACCGCGATCGACCCGTCGGTTCTGGCGCTGGCGCTCGCCACCGCAGGCGGAACCCGTTCGGATGCGGCACCGTCTGGTTCGGAGTCGATGCTGGTGACCGATGGTGCCGGCGACGCCCTCCCTGTGCGCGAGATCGATGGTGGGGGCGGGCGCACCCACGTCGTGCGGGTCGACACGGGCCCCTTTCAGGTGCAGTACGAGGCGACCGTCGCCGCCCGGCCCGTGACGGTCGATCCTGTCCCGGAGGTCGACGAGGACATCCTCGTCGCGATGCGCCAGAGCCGCTACTGCCCATCCGACGCGCTCGAAGGCTTCGCTCGCGCCACCTTCCCGCCAGGACCCCCACCCGGACCCGCCCGGGCGACGACGGCCCGAACGATCGCCGCATGGGTCCACCACCGCCTCAGCTACGAGGCCGGATCGACCGGCCCGCTCGACACCTCCATCGACACCCTGCTCACCCACCGTGGCGTCTGCCGGGACTTCGCCCATCTCGCCATCAGCCTCTGCCGAGCGCTGCGGATCCCGGCCCGCCTGGTGTCGGTCTACGCCCCCGGGCTGTCGCCGATGGACTTCCACGCCGTGGTGGAGGTGTGCACCGAGTCGGGTTGGGAGATCCTCGATCCCACCCGCATGGCCCCCCGACAGTCGCTGGTACGGATCGCGACGGGCCGCGACGCGGCGGACACCGCGTTCGCGACCACGATCAGCGGTGACGTGCGCCTCGACTCGGCCGAGGTGGCAGCGGTCGTCGACGGCGACCTACCGGTCGACGATCACCTGTCGGTCGTGGCCTTGGCCTGA
- a CDS encoding cold shock domain-containing protein, whose translation MTTGTVKFFNAEKGYGFISREGGDDVFVHYSNIQGSGYRSLDEGQTVEFEVGPGRKGDEAQNVRVV comes from the coding sequence TTGACCACAGGTACCGTCAAGTTCTTCAACGCCGAGAAGGGGTACGGCTTCATCTCGCGTGAAGGCGGAGACGACGTGTTCGTGCATTACTCCAACATCCAGGGTTCGGGCTACCGATCACTCGATGAAGGCCAGACCGTCGAGTTCGAGGTCGGCCCCGGCCGTAAGGGCGACGAAGCCCAGAACGTCCGGGTCGTCTGA